In one Thermodesulfobacteriota bacterium genomic region, the following are encoded:
- a CDS encoding UPF0280 family protein, with product MYQKRSYRNKIYANQLVPFQVVVKETDLFIHSAKNLTQVARELTLQYRGHIETYIQRHPEFEKTLQPWKIREPVPNIISDMVIAGEKAGVGPMASVAGAVAEHVGIGLLNHTEQVIVENGGDLFIKTEHPVTVGIFAGKSPLSMHIGLHVDPGGKQVAVCTSSGSVGHSFSQGKADAVCVISESCFLADAAATSIGNRVIKKTDVQRAMDFGKTIDGVKGIAVIIGDKMGMWGEVKIVALNQK from the coding sequence ATGTATCAAAAGCGATCATACCGGAATAAAATCTACGCCAACCAACTGGTCCCTTTCCAGGTGGTGGTGAAAGAGACCGACCTGTTTATCCATTCGGCTAAAAACCTAACGCAGGTTGCACGGGAATTAACTTTGCAATACCGGGGTCATATAGAAACATATATCCAAAGGCATCCCGAATTTGAGAAAACGCTCCAACCATGGAAAATACGCGAACCTGTACCAAACATCATCTCAGATATGGTGATTGCCGGTGAAAAAGCGGGGGTGGGCCCTATGGCTTCAGTGGCCGGTGCTGTTGCTGAACACGTCGGTATCGGTCTTTTAAACCATACTGAACAGGTAATCGTTGAAAATGGCGGCGATTTGTTTATCAAAACGGAGCATCCGGTCACTGTGGGTATTTTTGCGGGGAAATCACCTCTGAGCATGCATATCGGCTTGCATGTGGACCCGGGCGGCAAGCAGGTCGCGGTATGCACCTCTTCCGGCAGTGTCGGTCATTCCTTTAGTCAGGGAAAAGCGGACGCAGTCTGTGTGATATCCGAATCATGCTTTCTGGCTGATGCGGCTGCGACTTCAATAGGAAACCGGGTAATAAAAAAAACAGATGTTCAAAGGGCGATGGATTTCGGCAAAACAATTGACGGGGTTAAAGGAATTGCGGTGATTATCGGCGATAAAATGGGTATGTGGGGAGAGGTGAAGATTGTCGCTTTAAACCAAAAATGA
- a CDS encoding HIT domain-containing protein — protein sequence MKTVWAPWRIEYILSDKEEGCIFCDALAEKDELTLFKGDITMAMMNKYPYINGHILVAPVRHLSALDQLNSEEMQSLLITVEKSVGIIKKVMNPDGFNVGLNLGKVAGAGVEEHLHFHIVPRWFGDTNALTVFADVRVIPEHLQTTYNNLKVHFDRLEIQ from the coding sequence ATGAAAACTGTATGGGCGCCGTGGCGGATCGAGTATATTCTGAGCGATAAGGAAGAAGGCTGCATATTTTGTGATGCGCTGGCAGAAAAGGACGAGTTGACCCTTTTTAAGGGTGACATTACCATGGCGATGATGAACAAATATCCCTATATCAATGGTCATATTCTGGTCGCCCCTGTCAGGCATTTGTCCGCACTGGATCAACTCAACAGCGAAGAAATGCAAAGCCTGTTGATCACTGTTGAGAAATCTGTGGGTATTATTAAAAAAGTGATGAACCCTGATGGATTTAACGTCGGGCTTAATTTGGGCAAGGTGGCAGGTGCCGGGGTAGAGGAACACCTCCATTTCCATATTGTTCCGCGGTGGTTTGGCGATACAAATGCACTCACTGTTTTTGCCGATGTTCGTGTCATCCCGGAACACCTGCAAACCACTTATAATAATTTAAAGGTTCATTTTGATAGATTGGAAATACAATGA